From one [Ruminococcus] lactaris ATCC 29176 genomic stretch:
- a CDS encoding ArsR/SmtB family transcription factor: MSKTSYICNCDVIHEDIVNDVKSKMQLKDDYIQLASLFKLFGDGTRVQILHALEQSEMCVCDLAVLLGVTKSAISHQLKALRLANLVKFRKEAQIVYYSLADDHVKEIIDKGFEHLWQK; the protein is encoded by the coding sequence ATGTCAAAAACGTCTTATATTTGTAATTGCGATGTAATTCATGAGGATATTGTGAATGATGTGAAATCCAAGATGCAGCTAAAAGATGATTATATCCAGTTGGCTTCTTTGTTTAAGCTATTTGGAGATGGAACTAGAGTACAAATCTTACACGCTCTAGAACAGAGTGAGATGTGTGTATGTGATCTTGCAGTGCTACTGGGGGTAACAAAATCTGCAATTTCGCATCAGTTAAAGGCATTACGCCTAGCGAATCTGGTAAAATTCCGAAAAGAAGCACAGATAGTTTACTACTCGTTGGCAGATGATCATGTGAAAGAGATTATTGACAAGGGATTTGAGCATCTTTGGCAGAAATAA
- a CDS encoding heavy metal translocating P-type ATPase — protein MKRIFLLKGLDCPNCSAKIEKEVGELDGVQSSVVNLMKQTLTINVAQTAADTIASQIETIVHSHEPDVEVSEIVQESYIPEKKQEANESYNNEDKKLTVRLATGAAIYAIGMALTVFAKVPLPIELAFLIVSYVILGGDVVWQAVRNISKGRVFDEHFLMSVSTIGAFVIGEYPEAVAVMLFYQVGEFFQSLAVKRSRKSISDLMDIRPDSATVRRNGELITISPENVSIGEIIIVKPGEKIPLDGVVLDGDSMLDTSTLTGESVPRSVHKGDEALSGCMNQTGVLMIKTTKAFGESTASKIIDLVENASSRKAPTENFITTFARYYTPVVVILAAFLAILPPIILGGGWTEWIRRGFVFLVVSCPCALVISIPLTFFGGIGAASKRGVLVKGSNYLEALNNVSTIVFDKTGTLTKGVFNVTDILPANGFSKEQVLEYAAEAESFSNHPIAKSILAAYGKEIDQSVISDYKEISGYGISVMAGEKKVFAGNTKLMDTECIEYTTCENAGTKVYLAVDGQYAGCILITDEVKPDSKKAISDLKHIGVEKTVMLTGDDEKIGKSVAEELQLDEYYAQLLPDQKMEKVELLDSKKRPGSKLAFVGDGINDAPVLARADVGIAMGGLGSDAAIEAADVVLMTDEPSKLVDAIEVAKATKQIVMQNIVIALGIKSVFLILGALGIAGMWEAVFGDVGVTIIAVLNAMRILKE, from the coding sequence ATGAAACGCATATTTCTACTAAAAGGGTTGGACTGTCCGAATTGTTCCGCAAAAATTGAAAAAGAAGTCGGAGAGTTGGATGGAGTGCAATCCTCAGTGGTAAATCTGATGAAGCAGACGCTTACAATCAATGTTGCTCAGACAGCCGCAGATACGATAGCCAGTCAGATTGAAACGATTGTTCATAGCCATGAGCCAGATGTGGAAGTTTCTGAAATTGTACAGGAATCTTATATACCGGAAAAAAAGCAGGAGGCCAATGAATCCTATAACAATGAGGATAAGAAGTTGACAGTTCGTTTAGCGACTGGTGCAGCAATCTATGCCATTGGTATGGCATTGACTGTTTTTGCGAAAGTGCCACTGCCTATCGAGTTAGCTTTTCTCATTGTTTCTTATGTTATTCTTGGTGGAGATGTTGTATGGCAGGCTGTGAGGAACATTTCAAAGGGGCGTGTATTTGATGAACATTTTTTGATGAGTGTTTCTACGATTGGGGCTTTTGTCATTGGTGAATATCCAGAAGCAGTTGCTGTTATGCTATTCTATCAGGTAGGTGAATTTTTTCAGTCATTGGCTGTTAAGCGTTCCAGAAAATCTATATCAGACTTAATGGATATACGTCCAGATTCTGCTACAGTAAGAAGAAATGGGGAATTGATTACCATATCTCCAGAAAATGTCTCCATTGGTGAGATTATTATTGTAAAGCCTGGTGAAAAAATTCCATTAGACGGTGTGGTATTGGATGGAGATTCTATGCTGGATACAAGCACCTTAACAGGAGAATCAGTTCCGAGAAGTGTTCATAAAGGAGACGAAGCACTTTCCGGTTGTATGAATCAGACGGGTGTCTTAATGATTAAGACAACAAAAGCATTTGGTGAATCTACGGCTTCAAAGATTATTGATCTTGTGGAAAATGCGTCAAGCCGAAAAGCACCAACAGAAAATTTTATTACTACATTTGCACGTTATTATACACCTGTGGTTGTAATCTTAGCAGCTTTTCTGGCGATTCTGCCACCGATCATTCTTGGCGGAGGCTGGACAGAGTGGATTCGCAGAGGATTTGTTTTCCTTGTGGTATCTTGTCCATGTGCATTGGTTATTTCAATCCCGCTGACTTTCTTCGGCGGCATTGGTGCAGCATCTAAACGAGGTGTTCTTGTAAAAGGAAGCAATTATTTAGAGGCACTTAATAATGTCAGCACTATTGTGTTCGATAAAACCGGAACACTTACAAAAGGTGTTTTCAATGTGACGGATATTTTGCCTGCAAATGGATTTTCAAAAGAACAGGTTCTGGAGTATGCGGCAGAGGCAGAGAGTTTTTCTAACCATCCTATTGCAAAATCCATTCTTGCTGCTTATGGAAAAGAAATTGATCAGTCAGTGATTTCTGATTATAAGGAAATTTCAGGATATGGAATCAGTGTAATGGCAGGGGAAAAGAAAGTTTTTGCTGGCAATACGAAACTTATGGATACAGAATGTATAGAGTACACAACCTGTGAAAACGCAGGTACAAAAGTTTATTTGGCGGTAGATGGTCAATATGCAGGATGTATTTTGATAACAGATGAAGTGAAGCCGGACAGTAAAAAAGCAATTTCTGACCTGAAACATATCGGCGTGGAAAAAACAGTCATGCTTACCGGTGATGATGAAAAAATTGGGAAGTCCGTTGCAGAAGAATTGCAGTTGGATGAATATTATGCACAGCTGCTTCCTGACCAAAAAATGGAAAAGGTTGAGCTTTTAGATAGTAAAAAGAGACCGGGAAGCAAATTGGCTTTTGTTGGTGATGGTATCAATGACGCTCCTGTCCTTGCCCGTGCAGATGTTGGTATTGCAATGGGTGGGCTTGGTTCGGATGCGGCCATTGAAGCAGCAGATGTAGTTCTGATGACAGATGAACCGTCTAAGCTGGTGGACGCGATTGAAGTAGCAAAAGCGACAAAACAGATTGTCATGCAGAATATAGTGATTGCTCTTGGGATTAAAAGTGTGTTCCTGATTCTTGGCGCTCTTGGTATTGCGGGAATGTGGGAAGCTGTATTTGGTGATGTAGGCGTTACCATAATTGCTGTTTTGAACGCAATGAGAATTTTGAAAGAATAG
- a CDS encoding DUF6921 family protein, with protein sequence MKRKLILLVVTIVFLVGFGAILHSPPSMIDAVTGATPKSKKAAQASAQLEGSYVLGINMMSDGLDNENTRNKLKELALDDSETNETDLMKTDISFRLYVSETDYPLVSYAKKLCDRLKQAGFSVDLKEYSNTMMLSRVVSGKYDVFLASDDFIDVTTLSQMDYMIMDSEEMR encoded by the coding sequence GTGAAACGAAAACTGATTCTGTTAGTTGTTACGATTGTTTTTCTTGTAGGTTTTGGTGCCATTTTACATTCACCGCCTTCTATGATTGATGCAGTCACAGGAGCAACACCGAAGTCAAAAAAGGCGGCTCAAGCCTCCGCACAGTTGGAAGGCTCTTATGTTCTCGGTATTAATATGATGTCAGATGGTCTCGACAACGAGAACACCCGGAATAAATTAAAAGAATTGGCACTGGACGATTCGGAAACAAATGAAACAGATCTCATGAAAACGGACATTAGTTTTCGGTTATATGTATCTGAGACGGATTATCCGCTTGTCAGTTATGCTAAGAAACTTTGTGACAGATTGAAACAGGCCGGTTTTTCCGTAGATCTGAAAGAGTACAGTAACACAATGATGCTATCAAGAGTGGTAAGTGGAAAGTATGATGTATTCCTGGCATCGGATGATTTTATTGACGTTACAACGTTATCACAGATGGACTATATGATCATGGACAGCGAAGAAATGAGGTGA
- a CDS encoding FAD-binding protein: MSKTIIIIGAGLAGLSAALQAAENGCNVKLVSSLPSERAQSVMAEGGINAALNTKDENDSPEEHFTDTIKAACGLADPNAVWGMTQAAPELVHWLLKLGVKFNMSGYDDVDLRNFGGQKKKRTAFAQSDTGKQIMTAMIDAVRRKEASGMVERFSHHSFLTLRLCGNICCGCVIRDEYSQETVELPGDAVIVATGGMHGLFGNTTGSLSNTGEVTAELFRLGVPLSNGEMIQYHPTTVKCGGKRMLISEAARGEGGRLFAMKDGKQWYFMEEKYPELGNLMPRDITAREIWKVSHESEVFLDMTEISEEIISNKLSGLADDCMTYLHKDIRKEPVSVLPGIHYFMGGILVDEQHRTPIQNLYAAGECCAQYHGANRLGGNSLLGALYGGRVAAKSACEQADVVDLSCATQIDFPPASQISEIKQLNKVMQETMGVVRNENTLLNGIQTVQALTGNLPLLGMAVLKSALARKESRGAHWREDYPKSNDNDYLKTTVARFDGKQIQISFVPVPERR; the protein is encoded by the coding sequence ATGAGTAAGACAATTATTATTATAGGTGCTGGACTGGCAGGACTTTCAGCGGCTTTGCAGGCAGCGGAAAATGGATGCAATGTAAAATTGGTTTCCTCCCTTCCGTCAGAGCGGGCACAGTCTGTTATGGCGGAGGGCGGTATCAACGCAGCTTTGAATACAAAAGATGAAAACGACAGTCCCGAAGAACATTTTACAGATACAATAAAGGCAGCATGTGGTCTGGCAGATCCAAATGCAGTTTGGGGAATGACACAGGCAGCACCGGAGCTGGTGCACTGGCTGCTAAAACTTGGAGTTAAATTTAACATGAGTGGCTATGATGATGTGGATCTGCGAAATTTTGGCGGGCAGAAAAAGAAACGGACTGCTTTTGCACAGAGCGATACCGGGAAGCAGATCATGACAGCTATGATAGACGCTGTTCGCAGGAAAGAAGCATCTGGTATGGTAGAACGGTTCAGCCATCATTCTTTCCTAACACTTCGTCTGTGTGGCAATATTTGTTGTGGCTGCGTAATCAGGGATGAATACAGTCAGGAGACTGTGGAATTACCGGGGGATGCGGTTATTGTTGCCACCGGTGGTATGCACGGATTGTTTGGAAATACAACGGGTTCGCTGAGCAATACAGGAGAAGTCACCGCAGAATTGTTCCGGCTTGGTGTTCCTCTGTCAAATGGCGAGATGATCCAGTATCATCCGACAACTGTGAAATGTGGTGGAAAACGCATGCTCATCAGCGAGGCGGCCAGAGGGGAAGGTGGCAGGTTGTTTGCCATGAAAGATGGAAAACAATGGTATTTCATGGAGGAAAAATACCCGGAGCTTGGAAATCTGATGCCACGAGATATTACCGCCAGAGAGATATGGAAGGTCAGCCATGAATCAGAGGTATTTCTTGACATGACGGAAATATCGGAGGAGATTATTTCAAATAAGCTATCTGGTCTGGCAGACGATTGTATGACCTATTTGCATAAAGATATACGAAAGGAACCGGTGTCTGTTTTACCGGGAATTCACTATTTTATGGGAGGTATTCTGGTGGATGAGCAGCACAGAACGCCGATTCAGAATCTTTACGCTGCCGGAGAATGCTGTGCCCAATATCATGGTGCCAACCGTCTTGGTGGAAATTCTCTGTTAGGAGCGTTATACGGAGGACGTGTTGCGGCAAAATCAGCATGCGAACAGGCAGATGTAGTAGATCTATCTTGTGCGACACAGATAGATTTTCCACCAGCGTCTCAAATTTCAGAAATAAAGCAATTAAACAAAGTGATGCAGGAGACTATGGGCGTTGTCAGAAATGAGAATACGTTGTTAAATGGGATTCAAACGGTACAAGCGCTGACAGGAAATCTTCCATTGCTTGGCATGGCAGTTCTAAAGAGTGCTCTTGCAAGAAAAGAAAGCCGTGGTGCACACTGGCGGGAGGATTATCCGAAGAGCAATGACAATGATTACCTTAAAACAACGGTAGCCAGATTTGATGGAAAGCAGATACAGATTTCCTTTGTACCTGTTCCAGAAAGGCGGTGA
- a CDS encoding succinate dehydrogenase/fumarate reductase iron-sulfur subunit, with amino-acid sequence MIHLVYKIKIRRQESQKSDSYWQEFEFDGSKNSSVATVLKELNSRTPLKDNSGTIVTPISWECSCMVRKCGACAMLINERPRLACSTFLHMLKGSTITLEPLSKFPLVRDLIVDRSNLFENLKKLNLWLESEAYMSSWTHEPRYQSARCLMCGCCLEVCPNFSANGTFAGTVAAVNAFRILNEEQESTHLNEISAEYKKKYFEGCGKSLSCHDICPIGLPVEELLVRSNAAAVWGK; translated from the coding sequence GTGATTCACTTGGTATATAAAATAAAAATCAGGCGGCAGGAGAGTCAGAAATCAGATAGTTATTGGCAGGAATTTGAGTTTGACGGAAGCAAAAACAGCTCTGTTGCCACTGTTCTAAAGGAATTGAACAGTAGAACTCCTTTGAAAGATAACTCAGGAACTATAGTTACTCCCATCAGTTGGGAATGTAGCTGTATGGTGCGAAAATGTGGGGCTTGCGCCATGCTGATTAACGAACGTCCGAGGCTGGCATGCTCTACATTTCTACATATGTTAAAAGGTTCTACAATCACCTTGGAACCTTTAAGCAAATTTCCGCTTGTAAGAGATTTGATCGTTGACCGGTCAAATCTGTTTGAAAATTTGAAAAAACTGAACCTTTGGCTTGAAAGTGAAGCTTATATGAGTTCGTGGACACATGAACCGAGATACCAGTCGGCACGCTGTCTGATGTGTGGCTGCTGCCTTGAAGTGTGTCCTAACTTCTCTGCAAATGGGACTTTCGCAGGCACTGTTGCTGCAGTCAACGCATTTCGGATTCTGAATGAAGAACAGGAAAGCACTCATTTGAATGAGATTTCTGCTGAATATAAGAAGAAATATTTTGAGGGATGCGGGAAGTCGTTATCTTGTCATGATATTTGTCCGATCGGTCTGCCTGTGGAAGAACTGCTTGTAAGGTCGAATGCAGCGGCTGTTTGGGGCAAATAA
- a CDS encoding DUF6061 family protein: MRTIFAEYNPGRNSIDVYTSVGYMLRIDCWEAEKDLKTTSGSDCALNALAIDDPLEYARLYLDGNLQMWVDAEDSLDIF; the protein is encoded by the coding sequence ATGAGAACAATATTTGCAGAATACAATCCCGGACGAAACAGCATTGATGTTTATACCTCTGTTGGCTATATGCTCCGCATTGACTGTTGGGAAGCTGAAAAGGACTTAAAAACCACATCAGGATCAGACTGTGCATTAAACGCACTCGCCATTGATGATCCTCTTGAATATGCAAGATTATATCTTGATGGAAATTTGCAGATGTGGGTAGATGCGGAAGACTCATTAGATATTTTTTAA
- a CDS encoding YczE/YyaS/YitT family protein, with amino-acid sequence MMFDKHKRESLLLRDLLKKLIIIVIGSIVAAYGITLALYAGFGGATLAVLWQGIAETFHLSIGMASFVVAVGMILFALIYDKSQIHIGTVLYQIVYSTCVDVFATCHVYSTYRWFNFFIMLLGVILFAVGTGLYASASLGRGSYEAVTFALAEKNNWQVKIVRIALDILVVIIGVLLGGKFGICTIITVIISGPIIQFVNAKAKRILKI; translated from the coding sequence ATGATGTTTGATAAGCACAAAAGGGAATCCTTGCTATTGCGGGACTTATTAAAGAAATTGATAATTATTGTGATAGGTTCCATTGTTGCAGCCTATGGCATTACACTTGCACTGTATGCAGGATTTGGTGGCGCCACGCTCGCAGTGCTATGGCAGGGTATCGCTGAAACGTTTCACTTGAGCATCGGTATGGCATCTTTTGTTGTAGCAGTGGGGATGATTTTGTTTGCATTAATTTACGATAAAAGTCAAATCCATATTGGGACGGTGCTATATCAAATTGTATACAGCACCTGTGTGGATGTATTTGCCACCTGCCATGTCTACAGTACATATCGATGGTTCAACTTCTTTATCATGTTGCTGGGTGTTATTTTGTTTGCTGTCGGGACCGGACTATATGCGTCTGCCTCACTTGGTCGTGGCTCTTATGAAGCAGTTACTTTTGCCTTGGCAGAAAAGAACAACTGGCAAGTTAAAATTGTTCGAATAGCATTAGATATTCTGGTTGTGATAATAGGTGTTTTGCTTGGCGGGAAGTTTGGCATATGCACAATCATTACAGTTATCATTTCAGGCCCGATTATCCAATTTGTTAATGCGAAAGCAAAACGAATTTTAAAGATATAA
- a CDS encoding DUF3784 domain-containing protein, whose product MKLADLATGPDWIIWTVFVVFAVLSIILLSGHGSWFISGYNMASKEEKEKYDEKKLCRTTGIGMSIIAILILIMGLFENFLSAFFIYIAVGIIVVDVVVIIILGNTLCRK is encoded by the coding sequence ATGAAATTAGCAGATTTAGCTACGGGTCCAGACTGGATAATATGGACTGTCTTTGTGGTATTTGCTGTACTTTCTATAATTTTACTTTCTGGGCACGGAAGTTGGTTTATTTCTGGATACAATATGGCTTCAAAAGAAGAAAAGGAAAAGTATGATGAAAAGAAGTTATGCAGAACAACGGGAATTGGAATGTCTATTATAGCAATTCTTATATTAATTATGGGTTTGTTTGAAAACTTTCTTTCTGCATTTTTTATATATATTGCAGTGGGAATCATTGTGGTTGATGTCGTGGTGATTATCATTTTGGGAAACACGCTATGCAGAAAGTAA
- a CDS encoding GyrI-like domain-containing protein — MAFDFKKEYKEFYMPKNKPAIVTVPKANYIAVRGKGNPNEEGGAYQQAISVLYAVAYTLRMSYKTDYKIAGFFEYVVPPLEGFWWQENIHGVNYADKDSFNWISVIRLPDFVNQKDFEWAVETAAKKKKIDCSSAEFLTIDEGLCVQIMHLGAFDDEPATVALMDAYLEQNGYVNDMNMERLHHEIYLSDARKVAPEKWKTVIRHPIKKL, encoded by the coding sequence ATGGCTTTTGATTTTAAGAAAGAATATAAAGAGTTTTATATGCCTAAAAATAAACCAGCGATTGTAACAGTCCCAAAAGCAAATTATATTGCAGTCAGAGGAAAGGGTAATCCAAACGAAGAAGGCGGGGCATATCAGCAGGCAATTAGTGTATTATATGCGGTTGCATATACTTTGAGAATGAGTTACAAGACAGATTATAAAATTGCAGGATTTTTTGAATATGTAGTTCCACCACTTGAAGGATTCTGGTGGCAGGAAAATATACATGGTGTAAATTATGCAGATAAAGATTCATTTAATTGGATTTCAGTTATCCGCCTGCCTGATTTTGTGAATCAAAAAGATTTTGAATGGGCTGTTGAAACAGCAGCTAAAAAGAAAAAAATAGACTGTTCATCGGCAGAGTTTTTGACCATTGATGAGGGATTGTGTGTTCAAATAATGCACTTGGGGGCATTTGATGATGAACCTGCAACTGTTGCACTTATGGATGCTTATTTGGAGCAGAATGGATATGTTAATGATATGAATATGGAAAGATTACATCATGAAATATATCTGTCTGATGCAAGAAAGGTTGCCCCAGAAAAATGGAAAACGGTCATTAGGCATCCTATAAAGAAATTGTAA
- the tnpA gene encoding IS66 family insertion sequence element accessory protein TnpA: MRSKRIPAEEQYRLIMECRQSGLTDHQWCVEHDIKPGTFYNWVKRLRQKGCVDLPASTRRTYCAPESQEVVRVDFHDTDPIPYEQPLNVIPATTERNNLSVAEPMKLSVGSFHLTIPTLLII; encoded by the coding sequence ATGAGAAGCAAAAGAATACCTGCTGAAGAACAATACCGTCTCATCATGGAATGCCGTCAAAGTGGATTGACAGATCATCAATGGTGTGTAGAACATGATATCAAGCCAGGAACTTTTTACAACTGGGTAAAAAGACTGCGTCAGAAAGGTTGTGTGGATTTACCGGCGTCAACTAGACGCACCTATTGTGCACCAGAAAGCCAGGAAGTTGTCAGAGTGGATTTTCATGATACTGACCCGATTCCTTATGAACAGCCATTAAATGTAATTCCGGCAACTACGGAAAGAAATAACCTTTCTGTAGCAGAGCCAATGAAGCTGTCTGTAGGAAGCTTTCATCTAACAATACCAACTCTTCTCATTATATAA
- a CDS encoding tyrosine-type recombinase/integrase, which translates to MNSEYLFTKLTGKNKGELLDADSVYSMLKRLSKKTDINSHPHQLRHYFAEERRKEGWDLNDIRFALGHKKVETTIKYLGENNERLIEATDQYYSNNEDLYQIADFL; encoded by the coding sequence ATGAACTCGGAGTATCTATTTACAAAATTAACTGGAAAAAACAAAGGAGAGCTATTAGATGCGGATTCTGTGTATAGCATGTTGAAAAGGCTATCCAAAAAAACGGATATCAATTCCCATCCGCATCAGCTCCGACACTATTTTGCGGAGGAAAGAAGAAAAGAAGGATGGGATTTGAATGACATTCGTTTTGCCCTGGGGCATAAGAAAGTTGAAACTACCATTAAATACTTGGGTGAAAATAATGAACGATTGATAGAAGCGACAGATCAATACTACTCAAATAATGAAGATTTATACCAAATTGCAGATTTTCTGTAA